The Labrus bergylta chromosome 14, fLabBer1.1, whole genome shotgun sequence region CCATAGAATTCCatagaagaagaataaaaacaaccaaGATGGCTGCCGCTAATGTGAATGTTTTGGATCTGTCATCTCTTCAGTTTGAAGAACCAAGAAGGTATTTCAAGTTTTCATTCAAAAGGTGAATATGAGCTTTTTAATAAACCTTTATGTATTAAGTTAAACCTGAAGCCATGTTAGCTTAAAATTAGCTGATAGCTCTTCTATCTAGAGGTACTTTGGTCGCAATACAATCACAAGACTGGGTTCTCAATACGATGTTATCACCATTTTTTAGACATGTGATCGAACGGAAACAACACTGACTCTAAACTTCAAAATCTTGCTTTTGCCCTGTCTGCACGTCCCTCTTCGTTAAGCTACTGATGTCGTACAAGAGAAGCCAAAAGCAGatagctccctctgctggttaaaacGGAGTATTGCAGTATGTTTTTTGTCAAATTGATTAAAATTGTCCATGTTTGTATCCAGTTTTAATTGCATTGCGGGGTATCGTTGCATCCCTAACCATACATGTTTCAACAGGGGGAATTGGTCTGGAAATGTCATCTTGTTTTCTATTAAACTACACCTCGGGCTTTTGTGCactctttttttgtaatctaGTTTACCCTCCTTGAGATTTTTGGTTGTTATGTGGGCGGCACAGGCCTTCAAAGAGCGAGACATCCTTAAAGCACAAACTGATGCAAGAAAGTGAAAAGCAACAGACTAAAATGCtgccactcactctctctctctcgctctctctctctctctctctctctctctctgacagtcTGCTGTGTGTTTCCACAAATGTTCCCATGCTAAAGCACATCCTGCTGTCTGGCTTCACACTCACCACCTGTCTGTGATGAGCTAATGGTAACTACCGCAGCTCAAGCTTCAAGCCTGACTGCCCTTTGTCTGCTCTGCCTCTCGTGCCTTAGAGGTCATAAACGCTATCATTAGATATGCAGGGCGTGAGCGTGCGTGCACCTCTTCTGTCACACTCGCATGACTGTCATTACAGAGGAAGTGAGCCGCGACGCTAAATGTTCAGAGTAGATTGACCTGAACAAGCTTTAGATGAGTCTTTTTTGTGGCGGGTTGTCGCTCATGTTTTGTGTGCCGGCTTGTGTTCTCGATGCTTTAGCAGatgatttaacatgtttttgtatccTCTTGTTCAATCTCTTACCTTCCCCCTGCAAACATTTTGACACACAGTAGGTACAGAATGATGTCGTGTGTTGCTCTACTGTGTGAGTTAAAGACTCTCTGTCTCTATAAAACTAAGATGGGGAGGCTACGTGAACACTTTATATTCAAAGGAAAAAGAGCCCAGTGGAATCGAGACTCCTccgtcgccccccggtggtggaatgaacttccaaactccattggatctgcagagtccctctgcacctttaagaaaaagctaaagacccagctctttcatgaatacctactaacttaatgatgatggtctccatattattgatgatgatgatggtaatgacgatggtttttgtttgataacgatgacttataagatggtttctatactgattagagctctcaagaactgccctcaatgttgtgctttgcctctggtcacttcctgtcagcacctgtgtgtccaatcagactcaaagctgatcgtttgctcttactgacattgttcccttttttctagatccttgcttgtgttgttcttactctctgatgtacgtcgctttggataaaattgtctgctcagtgaattgtagaattgtagagttttctcagcaTAATTTCATCAGTAATCTCTGCCGTTGTCTCGTTGCCAcaaagtagtgttgtagtacttgaaaaTGGTTTTTGTCTCAGGGccggtctcaagaccacttttttaaggtctcggtctcggaatccaaagcatttttatttggtcttgtctcggtctcaaactggacagattttaaatcaagaccagtcaagaccaccactgatctaCTATTTTCCCCCATCATTACTTTGATTAGAAGGAAACGCCTctctttaaaagaacaaataacttcaattcattcttaactagattttttttttccggatacggccgcaacctttccgctgttacggtctaagtgagtgaaaCATCCACTAAACACaagctgattttaaaaaaaaaaaaattatattcttggccttggtcttgactcagtctcgccCTTTCTTGGTCTTGGGCTTGACTTGGTCTCAACCCttaaatgttttggtcttgactcggtctcagagcactctagTCTCAGGTATGTGTTGGTTTCGGTTAGTGTGGTCATGACTACAACACTATACCACCAACAAACAGTCCGACATGTTTATGCTCTCCAGAGtttaaactctttttaaatcaaagactCACTGCAGGATTTTAGTTAAGAAACATAATAACTGACAGAGAAAATCAAGTGAGGCaagtaaggggaaaaaaacgtcTTCACTTTGTGTCCTTTAACAGCCACAAGCCGCCTTTGAATACACAAACAGCTGCTAACAGGACATGTTTTGAtctgtggtttgttttggtATAAAATTTGAAGTTATATTGAGTAGAAGTGAATGCACTGAAAGATGCAAGTCTTAGCAAACGTAATAATAAATCCTCATTTCCAGCTGATTTTGGTAACTTTGAACCCAATAAAGCTTGACTAGAAAGGGCATGAGATGTGGCACAAACAAATACCATATTAGAAGTGACTCTAATATGTCCAGATAGTGCCGGCACATTTTGCTCATTTCCTGTCTGTAGCACCAgggatcagatttttttttacttcagtgtGTTTGAAACTAATGAGGCACCTCTGTCCAGTGTCGCAGCTTTTgtggtttgtttatttatttaacttttttttttttttgtaaattgtgtcagaaaacaaaatgaggaAATGAGAGAAAAGAGGCTCATTGTGAGCGGGGTTTGTTGCTTTGGTGGGACTTTGATCTTATTTTGGTGGGGGTTTTAGGAAGGAAGGGGCAGAGGGTTTGTGAATGGTTTGTCAGGATGGTAATATGAACAGAGAAGGGCTCTTTGTGTTGCAGTCTGAGGTTTCAGCTCTGATCTTTGATCCACATATCAAGGATTCTTCAGGTCACCAGACATCTCTCCCTATAAGTCAGTCAGGGTCTTGAAGATCCTTTTTTTAGTCATGTTTTACAATCGAGGACTGATATTCTCCAAACCAGATTGTACAGCTTTGATGAATcaaacaaagatttatttttttggctctttcttttagagataggacagtggatagagtcagaaaccttggagaaagagagagagagagagagagtggggaacaacatgggATCCAAAGGTTGGACTAAACGCCAGGCTACATGCGCCCTGATAAATTAAATTTTAGATCAGTTTGTTGgctttgaataaaaaagtgtttttctttaacgTCACATGGGACAGGTCTGTTTATTTAAGTACTTTAGTTTTATacataccaaaaaaaaatctaagtttAATGATAATCAGGCCAAGTGATGAAGCTAAAGATCAacttgtgtgttcatgttttatttatttcaaagtgtaATAGTCGGGTGGAAGAAGCCGTCTCTCAGCCTTTtttattaaaagcaaaaaaacgaGTTTGTAGTTTAATTTCCAGCTTTGAATAAGTTTCCGTATCCTGGAAACTGAAGCAGTATGCAGTTGAAGATCTTTGAGATTTAAATGAGTTTTGAGCTTTTGTCATGATTGatgcatgtgtttatgttaATGGCCAATCAATACAATGAGGCCTCCTCTCTCACATCACCTCTTTATTCATTCATAAGTTTATCAATTCATCCTTTTCTCTGGTATTTTCAATCTTCCACAAAAGGCTACAGAAGAGGTTCATAACCAGTAACGTCATGTGGAGACTCCTGTAGTAACGCCAAGCTGTAACTGATGCTGTTGTGTGTGGCGCCATCCTCTGGCTGTTCTGGTGAACTCAGTATGAGAGCAGCACGTGTACAGGAATCAACAGGTTTGTTTTGATGATAGTAATATTAATGTTTTACTTGAGTCTATGTTGATGTTAAATCACATTTAATCacagattaaacagaaacatatCAGCTGTGTTTTAACACATTTACTCTCCGTCATGTGTTTAACAATGTAATAACACTAACTTGGATCTCACACAATCATATTAAAGCATGGTTATTTAGGCAACACGTGTATTTATAATACATTTATCAGctcaaatacaacacaaacgtaaaaatagaaacaatttacatgaaattacaCACTTTAGTTTGACTTAATAATTCATCATTTTATGAAATAACAAAGAGTATGATCTAgatctttttgtaaagtgtctccagataacatttgttatgagttggtgttttaaaaataaagactgattggctgattggttgattgatacTTTGTAAAAACATTGCAATGCATAAGTCAAAGAAACCAGCCACTCTGTTGTAATCTGAAGAGGCCTTTTGTTGATGTTacaacagtgtttcccctaccattatattaggggggtgGCCCGCCCCCCAATggcaccccccgcccccccttggaggtcaagttaataaaaaaaaaaaaatatatatatatatatatatatatatatatatatatggggtttttttgattgatttttgggctttttgggcctttattgtagagataggatcgtggatagagtcggaaatcagggaaagaagtcatttaggatatctttccgatagaacaggacagctgtcattaaaagtaacgcatgaacaccaagattccttcaagtgtttgtgtcggtgtCCGTCTGCCcacagcccccccccaccccccataaagctgtaaacctaggggaaacactgtacaatgaagtCATCTAAAATCTTTTAAGATCAATTCTATATTAGATATATTTTTATTGGTTTTTTTGGCCTGCAGTTATTTTATAAACATAGAGAGGGAATCTGTAAGAATATTTATAGATGAGGACGTTTCTTTTGGTTAAGAAGAAGACCGGGTAGAGGGATATGTCCCTTTAACCCGGCATATGCATGCAACACCTTGTAGTGCAAAACAGGTAAAAGTACATATTTCACATATTTATGTAGATGTTTTACACTTCAATAACAatgatattatatatttttaaatgaaatcacCAAATATCCCTTGttcaaataattgttcattatAATTTGCTGGACATTTCCATGTTTTGCCTTTAAACGATGTGTCTGTTCTTCTCAACTTTTACCAATGTGGGCTTCTTAAGTTCTTGATCTGATattctgcatctttttttaactggtttattttattctgaaacctTTTTCTTCTTAACACAACACAGACTACTGATGACTTGTGATTTTAAGACCCCCTAAAAGGGTACTTGCATGTGATTTTTGAAGAACTACACATAACAGATATGTGTTATGTAGGTTCATGTATTTGTTGATGTtgggttgtttttattgttttctattAACTTCATCTTTTCAGTTTTAATGTAAAGATTTTTAATGCTTCCCGTACTTAAAAGACATGATTGTTGGGTTACAATTTttgtaatcatttttaaattgtaagaTATTTGGGATGTATGTCATTGTCTGTTTGAGTTGCTCCTAAAAACTAATCTCAGATTGCATTTAtatcacatttaaataatgtttgcAGGGATATAGTTGCTCACCTAGTAGGTGATGTAACCTTTATCTAAAGGCCTTCAGGAAGCCTTTTCCTGTTCCATAACTATGCGTCTGCCTCCCTGTATCCACTGAGCCCACAAAGGGCACAGAGCCAGTAACTCTAGCCTTTTTAATCCCGCGCTCAACCCACTGAGAGCTTGTGTCCACAGCAGTGCAGGTGTTAGACTCAGGCGACCTGCCACACCGACCACAGCGTGCCCAGTGTGATGCTGTAAGCCACCACAGCCACCAGGTAGACTCTGAAGAGCAGCACGTCCAGCACGTAGCCCACCTGCAGCCACTCTTTGGCCACCTCCCGGCACTTGTCCCTCTTCTCCAGGAAGTGCCGTATGGCCGTCACTTCCTGCAGGATGTTGTCCATGACGGGTGGGGTGGGTTCCCTGGAGGGCGGCAGACCCAATCCGAGCAGACCGCCTTCTCTGTCGTGATGGCTGAGCCTCTGGCCGATCTCACAGGTGTGGTGGAGGGTGCACTGGGCTGCAGGTTTGGACAAGGACAGGTCACTTTACTCTCTGTTACACTTATATTTTGCGAGTCAtatgtgttgttattattgtttttttagtctgtataatctgcagttatttttgtcactgtttGTAAGTCTCCCTCTGACATCCCGCCCTCTCAACCTGCATGGGTTTGCTTGGTTCAGCTTCCTGGCTCAGAAGCCAATTGGCAAAAAAACTGAATACACCTCCCCTTTAAATTCACAGGACTGTTGTACATGTACATGTGCACCTTACCAGAGCCATAGTTGTCCTTGTAGTGCTCCATGTCGGAGGCCTGGGAGGACAGTCTGGAGCACAGACGGTGCTTCTTGTGGATGCAGAAGAGGACTGGCGCTCTTTCCAGAACCAGGTACTTCACCCAGTGGGGCACAGGGGGCTGCAAGTCCTGCTTGTGCACCAGACGTACGATCAGCACGGTCTCTGTGAGGCTGATCACCAGGAGGGCCATGCAGACCACAAAATACACACCTAGAAGGAGCAGGTATATGGAAGATGATACACAGTGTTTGGTTAAGATCCAGTAGCAGTAACAGTAAGGTAGTCGCCTTAAAGATGATGGTCACCTATCAGTGGGGTTCCTATGGCGGTGGCGGGCAGTGTGTCAGACACGATGATGAGGAAGACAGAGTAGCCCAGCAGCAACGTGATCTTGAAGGAGACCCTCTCTCCACTGTCTGGTGGCAAATAGAAACCCACAATGTCCATCACCATCAGGAAGATACTGGGAAGCAGCAGGTTCACCGTGTAGAATAACGGCCGCCGGCGGATCACCACCTGggagaaatatgaaatataataCAGTCATTACTAAATAAGTATGCTGTGGCATATGtaagttgttccacagagcaggacgAAAACCTTTggtgatgctgctttcagctgttacaCTCTGAGACTGTGGAACGtccttcctgagggtctgagaggagccgagaatattgagatttttaaacgcagtcttaaaactcatttattcagtcagtgctttatataaattcaaatcttaacattattgtattgtctttttttatcctactacaattttaaatattcttctcctatgtattaattGTAATA contains the following coding sequences:
- the htr3a gene encoding 5-hydroxytryptamine receptor 3A, with protein sequence MRVASAWTALVFLLIQGATRACTVKKVGGSPGRFANATLVRLSEFLSAGYKKGVRPVKDWRTSTIVAIDLMVYSILNVDEKNQVLTTYVWYRQSWKDEFLVWDPEDFDEVKQVSLPTANVWVPDILINEFVDVGKSPDIPYVYVTHDGLVRNYKPIQVVTACTLNIYNFPFDVQKCSLTFQSWLHTIDDINITLMRSPEELSEDKSVFMNQGEWELLHILSNYKIFSVDNDDYYAEMKFHVVIRRRPLFYTVNLLLPSIFLMVMDIVGFYLPPDSGERVSFKITLLLGYSVFLIIVSDTLPATAIGTPLIGVYFVVCMALLVISLTETVLIVRLVHKQDLQPPVPHWVKYLVLERAPVLFCIHKKHRLCSRLSSQASDMEHYKDNYGSAQCTLHHTCEIGQRLSHHDREGGLLGLGLPPSREPTPPVMDNILQEVTAIRHFLEKRDKCREVAKEWLQVGYVLDVLLFRVYLVAVVAYSITLGTLWSVWQVA